Within Sorangiineae bacterium MSr11367, the genomic segment GTTGAACAGCGTGTAGAAGGTGACGACGCCTTGGACGTGCGAGAGGGGGAGATCGAGCGTGTGGGACACGTACTCGACGATCTCCGGGCTGATCCAGCCCTCCTGCTCCTGGCAGAGATGAAGCAGGGGAATGCAGGCACCCATCTTCGTCGGATAGCGGGTGAGGATCTCGCGAAGGGCGCGCTCACGATCGGCGGAGAGGGCAAAGCCAGCAGGCGGTTGGGGCATCGGGGGAAGTCTTTGTTTCGGTTTGTTGGTAGCGGGGACGCGGGCGCCAATTAGCACGATTTCCCACGCGGCGGCGCGCGAACGCTAGTGTTGAGCAAGGAGGGGTGTCAAGACGCGTTTCGGCGCGCCATCCACCTCGCCTTTCACCTGAGGTAAGAGGGCGTAATATGCGCTTGAGAATTGAGGATCCCGGGCGCTATGCTCAGGCCCTCTTTTTTCGGGGATCAGCGGCCCCTTCTTCAGGTCGAGCCCACAAGCCGCAAGGCCAGCTAGCATAAAAGCAAGAGCGCGGAGGCCGCCGCGCATGGAGGTAGCCGAGTGTTCTGCCCGAATTGTGGAACCCAAAATCCGGACAACGTGCAGACGTGCACGAAATGCGGGTTCAACATCAAGGGGGCGGCGGCCCCAAAGTTCAAAGGGACCATGCTGATGATGAATCAGCAGGTTCGCCCGGCGGTACCCGGTGCGCCGGGGGCTCCGGGAGCGCCCGGGACTCCTCCTCCTCCGCCTGGCGATGGGCCCGGTGCGGGGACACCGGCCACGGCGCCGTTTGGTGGCCCGCCCGGCGGACCGCCCCAGCGCCTCAAAGGGACGATGGTGGGCGTGGCACCGATGAGCGCCGGATCGGCCCCGGCCCCTGGTTTTCCGCCCGGAGCCCCGGCCGGATTCCCGCCCGCCCCAGGATTTCCCGCCGACCCGGGTGGCTTTCCGCCTCCGCAAGGGGGCGCTCCCTACTACCCACCACCCGGCGGCGCGCCGCAAGCCGCTCCTCCTGGGTTTCCTCCGCCCGGCGGGGGCGCGCCCACGCCTCCTCTCGGATCGCCCGGGCACCCGGCGCATTCTTTTGGCTCGCCCGAGGGGGTGAACGCGTTCAGCGGGACGGTCGTCGACGCGGCCCCGCCGTTCCCGATGCCGCCGGCCGGCGAACCTCCGGTACCCGCCTTCGGTGGGGTGCCGCTCGGGGGTGGTGCGCCGCTCGGGGGGGGGCCCCTGGGCGCGCCGCCGCCGGATCCCAACGTGTTTGGCGGGCCTCCTCCAGGTGGTGGCGGTCCGAGCGACCCCTTCGGGGCACCCCCTCCGCCGCAACACGGTGGTGGAGGCGGCAACTACGGCCCGCCTCCTGGCGGCCCCAGCTTTGGGGGGCCTCTTGGAGGTGGACACGGGGCGCCGGGTGGTCACCCGGGCGGATACGGTGCGCCGGGGGCCTTCGGGGGTCCGCCTCCTCAGGGTCCGGGCGGCGGTGCCTATGGCGCACCGCCCGGTGGCCCGCAGGACTTCGGTGGCCAGATGCAGCAAGGCTTCAACCAGGCTGCGGACGCGGTTCACCAGGCGTTCAACCCGCAGCAGCCCTACGGCGCTCCGGGGGCGTATCCGAACCAAGCCCAGTATCCCAATCAGGCCCTCGCGCCGATGGGGGCTTTCCCGCAGGGCGGCCCCATGGTGCATGCCCAGCCTGGACAGCATGGCCCCAAGGGTCAGGTGAAAAATCCGACGACCGAGTTGATCATCGGCCTCGTGACGTGCGGCATCTACCAGATGATCTGGTTCATCCGCGTGATGAACGAGATGAAGCGGTTCCTGCAGCGTGACGAACCCAATTGGCTCAAGATTTCCGGCCTCTCGTTCATCACCTGCGGCGCGTACGGCCTCTATTGGCAGATCGTCGCGCTGGGGCCGCTCATCCAAGAGATCCAGTACCGCGCGGGCGTTCCCAACCCGCAGAATCACGGCTGGATGTACATCATCCCGTACTACAACGTGATCCTGTGGCAGCAGGAGCTCAATCGCGCGTGGCAAGGCCCGGCGTAAGACCGCCGCTCGCTCGTGTTCTGCTCGTGGCCAGCCTCGTGGGGCTGGCCGCTGTGCTTTTGTTCGTCACTTCGCTTCCGGCGATGTGCCCCATGCGCGTGCTGCTCCACACGCCGTGCCCTTCGTGCGGCCTCACGCGTGCCGCGCGGCTGGCCTTGGGGGGCGACTTCGCCGGGGCGACGCACATTCACCCGTTATGGTTCGCCGTGCTCCCGTTCGTGGGCACCCTGGGCATCTTCCAACTCGGGCACTACCTCGTGCGTGGGGACCTCGCGCAGCTGCACCGCCACGTCGGCAACGCGGGGTACGTGCTTCTGACATTGCTGGTCGTCGTCTGGGTCGCTCGGTTCTTCGGCGCGTTCGGCGGGCCGTGCCCGATTTGAATTCACGAACCGTTCACAAGCGCGCCCTCGTGTCGTCTTTTCGGTCCTGAATGATGCAGACTCGTGGGACCGGGGCAAGCCGTAGGGCTCTCTGCACTCGCCGCGTCGAGCGGCGCATACTCGCTCATGATGGGCGCGTTCCTGCTAGCGCGGGCGCGGGCCCGAGCGCAGCGGCAACCGCCGTCGCGCGCACCGCGTGTGAGCGTCTTCAAGCCGCTCGCCGGTGTCGATGACGATCTCGAGTCGAACTTGGAGTCGTTCGCCAAGCTCGATTATCCGTCGTTCGAGCTGCTCTTGGCGGTGGCCTCGACCGCGGATGCGGCGTACCCCGTCGCAAAAGCGTTCGTCGAGCGTCACCCGAAGGTCGATGTGCGCGTGGTGGTGACCGATCCCCACGCGACGAAGAACCCGAAGGTCGCGCAACTGGTTGCGCTCGAGCGGGTGGCCACCGGCTCGGTGTTCGTCATCTCCGACTCGAACGTGCGGGTCTCGCCGAAATATTTGGAGACGCTCATCGAGCAGCTCGAAGGCGAAAACGTCGGCCTGGTGACCAGCTTGTTCGTGGGCACCGGCGAGAAATCGTTGGGCGCCGCGCTGGAGAATTTGCAGATCGGCGCCTACGTTGCGCCATCGATTGCGGCATCGGCGCTTCTCGCCCCGCGCCCGTTCACCGTGGGCAAGTCCATGGCGATGTGGCGGCGCGACATTGCGAAGATGGGTGGCTTCCGGTCCATCGGCGACGTGCTCGCGGAGGATCATCTGCTCGGGCGCAAGGTCGCCGAGCAAGGGCTGGAGATTCGGCTTTCGCTGGATGCCGTCGAGAACCGCAACGTGTCCTGTTCCGTGCGGCGCACGCTCGAGCGGCACACGCGCTGGGCGAAGATGCGCCGTGTGATCAGCCCCACGGGCTTCGCGCTGGAGCCACTCGGTTCGCCGCTGACGATTGCCACTGCGTTCGTGGGCCTGTCGCCCGGTGGGCTGTCGTACGCCGCGCTCGTGTCGACGTGGCTCTTGCAAATGCTGGGGACCAGCGTTGCACTTCGCACGCTGCGTGGGCGCGTGCCTTGGCGCATCTTGGCGCTCGAACCGCTTCGCTGTTACGTGACCCTCTGGTGCTGGATGCACGCGTGCGTAAGCAAACGCGTGAGCTGGCGCGGCCACCCGATTGTATTGGGCAAAGACTCGCGCATCGTGACATTGGCCGAGCGCCGCGAGGCGCGCGCGAAAGACGCGAAGGATCGCGGTCCATGGTCGACCCGTTTGCGCCGCGCATTCGCGAATGTGGCGTAGAGTGTCGGAGCGCGCAGCGTTAGAGAAATAACGAGCGCGTTTGCGCGCTGCAGCGTTGCGCGCTCAACGGCAATTCGAGGGTGACCCACCGGACGCGGCGTCCTATACGTAGGCCTTCTTCCTTCCGACCGTGAGGAGAGGCCACCCATGATGACCAAGAAGACACTAGGCTGCGCATCCATCATCGCCTTGATGGTGGGTGTTGCTTGTTCGTCGAACGACGACAACCCGCCCTCCAACAACCCCGGCACCGACGCGTGCTCGACCATCGAGAACGACGTCAAGAACGACTTCGATACGCTGGCGAAGTTCGTCGCCATCGAGACGTACCGGACCGAAAACTGGGCGAACGAAGACAAGGTCACCGAGGGCATGGAGAAGATCTATGCCGAGATGAAGAAACAGGTCGACGAGTTCAACGCCGGCCAGAAGACGTCGAAGCTCAATCTTACGCGCTGGGATCAAGCGAGCGTCGACGAGAACGGCAAGCCCCTTTCGGGCGAACCGCCGACATGGCGCGTGTTCAAGATCAGCCTGGGCAGTGGAGCGCGCCGCGTTGCCATCGCCACGCACTTGGATACGGTGGCGCCGGGCGATGCCGGCTGGCAGCCGTTCACGCTCCAGAAGAAGACCGTCGAGTACAACGGCAAGCAGGAAGAGTTCTGGCTCGGCCGCGGCTCGATCGATGACAAGGGACCGGCGGTTGCCACCTTGCAGGTGATCAAGAATATCGCGAAAAAGTACGACGGCAGCTCGCTGCTCAACGACGTCACCGTCGAACTGATCTTCGACACGTCCGAAGAGACGGCCATGTCGATGCCGAACTACTTCCGCCTCAATCCGACGCAGGAGCCGAACCTCGCCGTCATCTTCGACGCGAGCTGGTGCGTGCGCGCCGAGAAGGGCGTGGAGCGGCCGGTGTTCCATATCAAGAAGGATGCAGCCAAGCCGACGAAGGGCGTCTGGATCGACTCGCTGCAGACGCCGGCGGGACCCGCGAATCAGATTGCAGACACGGCAACGGCGATCATCAAGGCCGAGGATGCTGCGAAGCTCGACGCTCTTCAGGCTGCGATCAAGGGTGAATACGACGCCTACGCGTTCGACGATGCGGGGTATCGGCGTGCGCAGCTCACGGTCACGCGGGAAGGCAATAGCCTGAAGCTCGTCACGGCGGTGGCCGGCGCGCAGCACGGCTCGAAGCCCGAAGAGAACCGCGCGGACGGTGCCAATCCTCTCGTATCGCTCGCGAACTTCCTCGCCTACAAGTCCGAGGTTTTCACCAAGAACGACATCTCGCGCATGCTGCAGTTCATGAAGTGGACGTGGGGCACGAAGGTCTTCGGTGAAGGCCACACCTCGCTCCAGGCCTCCGATGAGGTCTTCCAAGCCCCGAACAACGGAACCACCTACGCGGTGACCCGGCTCGATGATTCGGGCACGGACAGCGTCTACAAGGACAGCCTCGTCCTGAAGATCGACATCCGCTACGCGCAAGACCACCACGGCAGCGCGAAGTGGAACGGGCAAACGGAGGGCTTCATCGACCAGATGCAAGACAAGCCGAGCTTCAGCAAGTTCAAGGGCGTCTTCGGCGACTTGATCAAGGAGTTCGAAACGAAGGAACCGGAACCGGCGTCCGGACCAAAGCATCCGGTCAATTTCACGGTCAAAGAGACGCGTTTCAGTGGTCCGGAGTCGCCGGTCCCGCCGGACGTGCGCAAGCCCGACGGGCCGACGTTCAGTCGCATCAGCAATGCGTACAAGGAAGTCATGGGGCAACCGTGCCCCGCGATCGCCATCGGTGGTGGCACCGACGCGAAGAACCATCCGAACTTCCTCGCTGCCGGTGCGCTATTCGGTCAGAAATTCGGTCCGCCGATCAACTTCCACGGTTTGAGCGAAGGCGCCCCCGTCTCCGAGCTAACGAAGAGCGCGAAGATCATCTGCCAATTCCTCGACGACGAAGTGAAGAACGGCTCGAAGCAAGAGGCCGGCGTCTCCACCAGCGCCGCGTCGATGTGGACCAAGGCCGATCACGAACTGCATTGAGAAGTGACCCGCGTGCAGCCGGGTGAATCCGGCTGCACGCAATCTTGGCTTACGACCGGCGCGCGGTTCTTTGTAGTTCCGTGACGAAGGGGCGCGCTCGGGCGATCAACGCGGGCCATTCGGGGGCGGCCGTGGCTTCGACGAGGGCGTTTTTCTCGTCGAGAAACGTCCAGCGGTCGTCGGCGATGGAGGCACCTGCAGAGCGTGGGACGATGAGGTGCCCGCCGTCCGGGAGAAGAACGGCGAAGTACTCGACGTCCGGAAAGAGGTAAGCCACGTTGGGGGCCCATACCGCCAACTTGACTCCGTCTTCGTCGGCTTCCCATTCCTTCGGTTTCACGACGAGGACGGATGCCGTGTAGTATTCCTCTTCATCGATACTTTGTAGTCTCACCATGGCATTTAGAAGTCGTTCGCCAAACCCAGCATCGCCCTGTTTCGTCAATTCTGCCACCAGGCGTGGCCCGACGTAAAAGGCTCGCTTCGCGCCCATGAGCGTCAAGGTTTGTCCTTTGCGTGCCATGGCGAGGACGACCCCGGGGCCCGATGCGAGCATGTGCTCGACCCACGATTCGCCGTACTGGGCGCTGAATTGCTCGCGCGAGATGGGGTCGCCGTCTTCGGGGCGGATTGTGCTTTCCAGCATTTTCGCCAACGTGTCTACGAGGCGCAAAGCAAGTTCGTGGTCTGCTCGACTGGAGCAGGTCATGATCCGTATTTGGAGCGTGCCGTCGGAGAGGCCAAGCTCGACACCGCGTGCCGCGCGGCCGGCCAGATAGGGGTGAACGAAGAAGTCGTTCGTGAAGCGATCGTCTTCGGGGCCTTCGCAAACCCAATCTGGTTCGGCCAGGGCGTCGACGAGTTGCGAGAAGCGCGGCGGTGCAGCGGCGGGAAGGTAGAAAGAGAAACTCACGATTCGAGTATACGCAGCAGGAAGACCGCGCGACCGCTACCCGCTGGGTAACACGAGACGATCCACGCTAGCGCTGCACCATGCCGCGCATACGGTTACGAAACCGTGGCTCCCCAACATCCTCCAGGCTTCCGGTGGGCTACTCGAGTGTGACGTTGCGTGAGACGGATGTGCCCGAGGTGCCTTTTGCGTAGGTCCGGGCGTGGAACTTGACGGTTTTGCCTGCGATGAGCGTCGTTGCTTCGTTTCGTGTCACGACTTCGAAAATTGCTTCGCCTTTCGGAAAGAGCCCTAGAACCGAAGTCGGAAGGGTGGCCGTCGTCGAGGAAGGCTCGAACTCGCAGGATGCGCCAATGGACGGGGCGCCCGGCGGGATGTCGACGGGCGAATAGAAGGCGACGCTCTTCTTGTCGGGGACGGCCGACCATCGCAGTTCGAGTGGTGTGCCACGCGGGATGACCATGGGCGCGTCATCATGAGGCACGGCAGGTACCTCCAAGACCAAGTTCGAGGGGGCGGTGACGGAAAGCTCGAACGCTGGTATTTGCGCGCCACTACTCTTGATCGCGATGCGTTGTCCCGGCTCCCAGATTTTGCTCAACCCTTGGCGGAAGTAGCTTTTGTCGTCGCGTGGCTCGAGGGTGATGCCTGGTGCGGGCAAGAGGCCGCCACTCACCGTGAGCGTTCCCGCGGAATCCAATGTGGCGACTCCGGCATCGGCTGCAGAGGGCGCGCACGTGGAAATGGTGCAATTGCCTTCGCGGTGACTGGTGCATCCGGAGTCTTGGGTTCCATTTCGGAACCATCCAGAGACGTAGTACCAATCTTGGCCAGCGGCGCGTTCGCGGCTCGCAATGGTGATCCCGCCGAGTGTCGATGGTGGCGCTTCGACATCATCGTCGCTGCTGCAGGCGGTGGCTGCGAGCGCAATGGCGGCGAGGGTGGTGGAGAGCCCGATGGTAAGTGCAGTCTTCGCATGAATGATTGGCATTGAAGAATCTCCGGTGCGAAAAGATGTAGCCACGCCTACACCGCCACGCAATCCGCTCCACGGCGCCGGTCGTCGGCGATTCAGTTGCCGTCGAAGGCGGTTCTACCATAAAGCAAAACGGCGCCCTCGATGTCCCGTGCCGTCAGATTGTAATCGCCGTGCCGCCGCAATCTTTGTCATAAGGGGTGTAATGCATCACGGATGCCGAGTCATAAGGCGTGAGGGCGCGCCAATGGTTGTCCTCGAAGCAGGCATCGGCCGCTTCGGGGCGCGTGTGCTCGTGCCGAAAGCCAAGCACGTGGCCAAGCTCGTGCCTCGAAATACCCGTCAATGTCTCCGGGGGTAACTTTACAAAGGCCGTGGTGTTGAGCAAGATACGGCGGTCCTTCCGGGCATCGCCCGGAAAGAACGTCCTCGACTGTCAGGCTGGCCAGTGACGGGACTCACATCGAACAGCACATTGGTGTTCGTATCGTTGCACGCCCCGTCCTGCCCCGCGACGTGCCGAAACTTGATGCGAACGTGGCTCGACCACGATGAAGCCGCGGCGGCCATCGATTCCACCACGGTGCCGTATCTCGTCCCGAAGGCCGTGCTCACGCAGTAGCTCAGATCGAGCTCTTGGGTATCGTCCCAGCGGCCATCGGTGCCCTTATTGACGATGAGAGCACCCTGCTGGACGTATTGGTCGAAATACGCCTTCAACGCTTCGCGCGTTCCGATGGGAATGTCTCCTTCGACGATGTAAATGCCCGTGCCCGATTCGCGCTGGACCGTGGTCTCGAATCGTTCGAAGCTCACTTGCGTGCTGCCACCGTTTCCGTTTCCGGATTGGGGGCCGAGCAGCCGCTGGCCGAAAGCGAGCTGCCTACGAGAAGCAGGCCGAGAACAGGAATACCTGTGAAACAGGAACTCTTCATCGTTGGGAATCTCCAGGGGGGGCGATGGCGGTCATTCAATAAGAAAGCTCCAGCCGATAGGCTTCGTTTGGCGTGCCAATGTCGGTGGCGCGCAAGTGCCCGCGGGCGTTTTCGTACCGCCCAGTGCCTCCGGTAATGGCCATTTCCAAGGGGTTGGAGCCGTGGTTCCAAAGTGCCTGCACCGTGATTTGCCCGTCCCATGCTCGAATGGACATGACGCAGTTCGTGACGATCGTCGTACCCGATACGCCCGCAACTTGGCACGAACCACCGTCTTGCCCGAACGGCTGCCCATTTTGAAACAAGCGGTCCGAGAACACGTACATGTCGCCGACGCCAACGCCTGGTGCGCCAAGATCGACGAATTCGAACTGCTCGTTGGCGACGCGAATATCGATCACTTCCGCCCGCGAGTTGGCGGGTTGTGCGCTCGCCGCATGGATCGTCGTCGCCAAAACGAATATGCAAAGGGTCGCCCCGATGCTGCTGCTGATGAAATTTCCCATGGTGAACGGCTCCTTGTTTCGAAATCAGTAGGTACGAAATTGGTCGAAATGTGGATAGAAGTCCAAGACATGATTCGTATTCGAGTTAGAATGATTCGTTATGGACCTTCGTCAGCTCGAATTCCTGCTCACGGTTGCCGATGAAGCGAATTTCACGCGTGCCGCGGCCAAGTTGCGTGTCGCGCAGCCGGGTGTCAGTGCGCGCATCCGCCAGTTGGAGCAGGAGCTCGGTCACGACTTGCTGGATCGATCGGGGCGCACGGTACGCCTCACGGCGGCGGGGGCCACCGTGCTTCCTTATGCGCGCGCGGCCATGGCCGCAGTCGCGGGGGCGCGGTTGGCGGTCGACGAGCTGACGGGGTTGTTGCGCGGGCGTCTCAGCATGGGAATGGTGGCTCCGTATTCGACGACCGAGTTCGATCTCGCCGACCTCTTGGCATCCTTCCACCGTGCGCACCCCGCCGTTCGGATCACGCTGTCCGAAGGCACCGCCGACGCCCTCGTCGAATCGCTGCAAACGGGCCGGCTCGACGTTGCCGTGATAGGGCTCGGTGCCAAGCGGCCGGCGGGGCTTGCATGCCACGTGCTCGTGGACGAGCCGCTCGCCGCCGTGGTCCGTGCGGACCACCCCATGGCCGCAGCTGCAGCCATTCCCTTCGCCGAGCTTCGCGAACGAACCCTGCTCACGTTCTCGCGTGGAACCGGACTGCGCTCCGTCCTCGACGCGGCTTCGGCGCGCGCCGGCGCGCCGTTGAACGTTGCCTTCGAGGCGAGCGATCCCGGTGTGCTCGTGCAACTCGTGGCGCGAGGTCTGGGCGTCGGCATTCTTCCCGAATCGGCTGCGCGTGCGCTGCCGAAGTTGCGCTCCGTCCCCATCGTGCGTCCGCGGCTACGCGGCCAGCTTGCTTTCGCTTGGCGAAGCGAAGCTCCTTCCAGTCCCGCCGTTCGCGCCTTCCTGCAATTTGCTTGCGACATGCGTCCCGCACTCGATTCCGTGACGGAAATGCGCTCGAGGCGACAAGGCTCGTGAATCAGGAGACGAGGCCCATGACTTACATAGTACGAGCGTTATTTGCCGTGGTCGCGATGGCGGGGTTGGCTGCATCGCTGTTCGGGTGTTCGGACGACGGCGACGCGTCGATGAATGTCGACCCGCGGTGTCTGCAATTGTGCACGATTCGAGAGCCGAAGGTGGACGGCGCCTACGATGTCTGCAGTGAGCCGAGTGCGGCGCGATGCCGATTGGACTGTGCGGCGCGACTGTCGGGGACGACGGGCGTGTGTTCGCAATGTCTGCTCGAGAATGCGTATTTTGGCTCACACGAGGACGATGGCGACGGGTCGGGTTGTCAGTTGGGGATGGCGGAGTGTGGCTCGCAAGCGCGCTGCACCATCCAAGGCCGCGTGGGGGAGTGCGCGTATTGCGGCGGGAACCAGCAGCAGCGCGACGACTGCCTCCGAAAGGTATTCCCGCGGCGCACGGCGGAGTGCACGACCGACTATGCGTCCGTCTCCAAGTGTGCCGAATTCTGCAAGTAGCGGTTTGGGCCCGACTTCCGCCTCGCAAGGACGGGGGTCGGGTTTTGTCTCCGTCGAGGTTGTAGACTGCGGCCCGTGAGCGACGATCTCGGTGCGTTGACGCAGTTGCATGATCCGGTACGGAGGGCGCTGTACGAATTCGTGGCGCGGCACGGTGGCGACGTTGGGCGGGGGGAGGCGGCGGAGGCCGCGGGAATTTCACGCACCCTGGCCGCGTTTCATCTCGACAAGCTCGTGGAGGCGGGGCTTCTGGAGGCTCGTTTCAAGAGCCCGGAGAAGAAGGGACCGGGAAGTGGGCGGCCGGCCAAGGTTTACCGAAGGGCGCCCAATGAACGCACCGTGAGCCTGCCGCCGCGTGATTACGCGGCGCTCGCTTCCGTGCTGGCCGATGCGGTCGATTTGCTCGGGGGCGAGGAGCAGGCGGAAAAGGCAGCGCGTGCCGCAGGCGTGCGCCTGGGAAAACGCGCCGTGCAGAAGCACGCGGCAGGGAAGTCGCGCAAGGCGCTGGCCGTGCTCGACGTGCTGGAGGACCGCGGCTACGAACCTAGGGTCGAAGGCCCGTGCATCCGGCTGCGAAATTGCCCGTTTCACGTTCTGGCCAAGGAGCACCCGGTGCTGGTGTGTTCGATGAACCTGGCCTTGTGCCAAGGCCTGCTCGAGGGGATCGGCGACGAGCCCAGCAAGGCCAGCATGGACCCGCGTCCCGACGAATGCTGCGTCGTTGTTTCTAAAACAAATGGACGTTGACATAGAAGCTGGGGATGCTTCACTAAAGGATATGCACCTGGCCGAATTGAACATTGCGCACATGCGCGCGCCCATCGGCAGCCCCGAGCTGGCCGATTTCGTGGACGCGCTCGAACCGATCAACGCCCTCGCCGACGCCGCGCCTGGC encodes:
- a CDS encoding glycosyltransferase gives rise to the protein MGPGQAVGLSALAASSGAYSLMMGAFLLARARARAQRQPPSRAPRVSVFKPLAGVDDDLESNLESFAKLDYPSFELLLAVASTADAAYPVAKAFVERHPKVDVRVVVTDPHATKNPKVAQLVALERVATGSVFVISDSNVRVSPKYLETLIEQLEGENVGLVTSLFVGTGEKSLGAALENLQIGAYVAPSIAASALLAPRPFTVGKSMAMWRRDIAKMGGFRSIGDVLAEDHLLGRKVAEQGLEIRLSLDAVENRNVSCSVRRTLERHTRWAKMRRVISPTGFALEPLGSPLTIATAFVGLSPGGLSYAALVSTWLLQMLGTSVALRTLRGRVPWRILALEPLRCYVTLWCWMHACVSKRVSWRGHPIVLGKDSRIVTLAERREARAKDAKDRGPWSTRLRRAFANVA
- a CDS encoding DUF2752 domain-containing protein, producing the protein MASLVGLAAVLLFVTSLPAMCPMRVLLHTPCPSCGLTRAARLALGGDFAGATHIHPLWFAVLPFVGTLGIFQLGHYLVRGDLAQLHRHVGNAGYVLLTLLVVVWVARFFGAFGGPCPI
- a CDS encoding M20/M25/M40 family metallo-hydrolase; translated protein: MMTKKTLGCASIIALMVGVACSSNDDNPPSNNPGTDACSTIENDVKNDFDTLAKFVAIETYRTENWANEDKVTEGMEKIYAEMKKQVDEFNAGQKTSKLNLTRWDQASVDENGKPLSGEPPTWRVFKISLGSGARRVAIATHLDTVAPGDAGWQPFTLQKKTVEYNGKQEEFWLGRGSIDDKGPAVATLQVIKNIAKKYDGSSLLNDVTVELIFDTSEETAMSMPNYFRLNPTQEPNLAVIFDASWCVRAEKGVERPVFHIKKDAAKPTKGVWIDSLQTPAGPANQIADTATAIIKAEDAAKLDALQAAIKGEYDAYAFDDAGYRRAQLTVTREGNSLKLVTAVAGAQHGSKPEENRADGANPLVSLANFLAYKSEVFTKNDISRMLQFMKWTWGTKVFGEGHTSLQASDEVFQAPNNGTTYAVTRLDDSGTDSVYKDSLVLKIDIRYAQDHHGSAKWNGQTEGFIDQMQDKPSFSKFKGVFGDLIKEFETKEPEPASGPKHPVNFTVKETRFSGPESPVPPDVRKPDGPTFSRISNAYKEVMGQPCPAIAIGGGTDAKNHPNFLAAGALFGQKFGPPINFHGLSEGAPVSELTKSAKIICQFLDDEVKNGSKQEAGVSTSAASMWTKADHELH
- a CDS encoding DUF4234 domain-containing protein — protein: MFCPNCGTQNPDNVQTCTKCGFNIKGAAAPKFKGTMLMMNQQVRPAVPGAPGAPGAPGTPPPPPGDGPGAGTPATAPFGGPPGGPPQRLKGTMVGVAPMSAGSAPAPGFPPGAPAGFPPAPGFPADPGGFPPPQGGAPYYPPPGGAPQAAPPGFPPPGGGAPTPPLGSPGHPAHSFGSPEGVNAFSGTVVDAAPPFPMPPAGEPPVPAFGGVPLGGGAPLGGGPLGAPPPDPNVFGGPPPGGGGPSDPFGAPPPPQHGGGGGNYGPPPGGPSFGGPLGGGHGAPGGHPGGYGAPGAFGGPPPQGPGGGAYGAPPGGPQDFGGQMQQGFNQAADAVHQAFNPQQPYGAPGAYPNQAQYPNQALAPMGAFPQGGPMVHAQPGQHGPKGQVKNPTTELIIGLVTCGIYQMIWFIRVMNEMKRFLQRDEPNWLKISGLSFITCGAYGLYWQIVALGPLIQEIQYRAGVPNPQNHGWMYIIPYYNVILWQQELNRAWQGPA
- a CDS encoding DUF4299 domain-containing protein; translated protein: MSFSFYLPAAAPPRFSQLVDALAEPDWVCEGPEDDRFTNDFFVHPYLAGRAARGVELGLSDGTLQIRIMTCSSRADHELALRLVDTLAKMLESTIRPEDGDPISREQFSAQYGESWVEHMLASGPGVVLAMARKGQTLTLMGAKRAFYVGPRLVAELTKQGDAGFGERLLNAMVRLQSIDEEEYYTASVLVVKPKEWEADEDGVKLAVWAPNVAYLFPDVEYFAVLLPDGGHLIVPRSAGASIADDRWTFLDEKNALVEATAAPEWPALIARARPFVTELQRTARRS
- a CDS encoding LysR family transcriptional regulator → MDLRQLEFLLTVADEANFTRAAAKLRVAQPGVSARIRQLEQELGHDLLDRSGRTVRLTAAGATVLPYARAAMAAVAGARLAVDELTGLLRGRLSMGMVAPYSTTEFDLADLLASFHRAHPAVRITLSEGTADALVESLQTGRLDVAVIGLGAKRPAGLACHVLVDEPLAAVVRADHPMAAAAAIPFAELRERTLLTFSRGTGLRSVLDAASARAGAPLNVAFEASDPGVLVQLVARGLGVGILPESAARALPKLRSVPIVRPRLRGQLAFAWRSEAPSSPAVRAFLQFACDMRPALDSVTEMRSRRQGS